The following coding sequences lie in one Thiohalospira halophila DSM 15071 genomic window:
- a CDS encoding cob(I)yrinic acid a,c-diamide adenosyltransferase, which produces MGNRLSKIYTRTGDEGRTGLGDGTRVSKDHLRVEAFGAVDETNATIGVLATHELSAAIAQTLVEVRHTLFDLGGELSVPGFTMVTAAHTERLEGDLDALNADLAPLENFILPGGTRAAAEAHLARTVCRRAERRVYALSHEEEVNPEGLKYLNRLSDYLFVAARAINQHAGCEDVLWQPGQRPE; this is translated from the coding sequence ATGGGCAATCGCCTCTCGAAGATCTACACCCGTACCGGCGACGAGGGCCGCACCGGCCTGGGCGACGGCACCCGGGTCTCCAAGGACCACCTGCGGGTGGAGGCCTTCGGCGCCGTGGACGAGACCAACGCCACCATCGGCGTCCTGGCCACCCACGAGCTGTCCGCCGCCATCGCGCAGACCCTGGTGGAGGTCCGCCACACCCTCTTCGACCTGGGCGGCGAACTCTCCGTCCCCGGCTTCACCATGGTCACGGCCGCCCACACCGAGCGGCTGGAGGGCGACCTGGACGCCCTCAACGCCGACCTGGCGCCGCTGGAGAACTTCATCCTCCCCGGCGGCACCCGCGCGGCGGCCGAGGCCCACCTGGCGCGCACCGTCTGCCGCCGGGCCGAGCGCCGGGTCTACGCCCTCTCCCACGAGGAGGAGGTGAACCCGGAGGGGCTCAAGTACCTCAACCGCCTCTCCGACTACCTCTTCGTCGCGGCCCGCGCCATCAACCAGCACGCCGGCTGCGAGGATGTCCTCTGGCAGCCCGGCCAGCGCCCGGAGTAA
- a CDS encoding energy transducer TonB, whose product MAAPLSPSGRGLAVAVFLSAAAHAGTLLIAGSPTEPVGGAGGGAGMSVQLAAAGGAPGRETGDASEGGDPEEASATRAEAEPREEPAPREEPTGTTAERPAPEPPEPEASTEPQRTETTKAIATAPSPEPPDEEAEAGTKTPSERADVGEATDPAGTTPKDASDADTTGGGSNNPEADPGHLRAEARGALGEHFRYPPVAVRRGWEGEVRLAFRVTAEGDIRDIQVARGSGHAMLDDAARRALERVAPLEAPGRSVELKLPVVFRLEG is encoded by the coding sequence ATGGCGGCTCCGCTGAGCCCCTCCGGGCGCGGCCTGGCGGTGGCGGTCTTCCTCTCCGCCGCCGCCCACGCCGGGACCCTGCTCATCGCCGGCTCGCCGACGGAGCCCGTCGGCGGGGCCGGCGGCGGGGCCGGTATGAGCGTCCAGCTCGCCGCCGCCGGAGGCGCCCCCGGGAGGGAGACCGGGGACGCCTCCGAGGGCGGTGACCCCGAAGAAGCCTCAGCTACCCGGGCCGAGGCCGAACCCCGCGAGGAACCGGCACCCCGGGAGGAGCCCACCGGGACCACCGCGGAACGGCCGGCACCGGAGCCGCCCGAGCCCGAGGCGTCCACCGAGCCGCAACGGACCGAGACCACCAAGGCAATCGCGACCGCGCCGAGCCCGGAACCCCCCGACGAAGAAGCCGAAGCCGGCACGAAGACCCCATCGGAACGGGCGGATGTCGGCGAGGCCACCGACCCGGCCGGCACCACCCCGAAGGACGCCAGCGACGCGGATACAACGGGCGGCGGCAGCAACAACCCGGAGGCCGACCCCGGCCACCTGCGCGCCGAGGCCCGTGGGGCGCTGGGCGAGCACTTCCGCTACCCGCCGGTGGCGGTGCGCCGCGGCTGGGAGGGCGAGGTCCGCCTCGCCTTCCGCGTCACCGCCGAGGGCGATATCCGCGACATCCAGGTCGCCCGGGGCTCCGGTCACGCCATGCTGGACGACGCCGCCCGCCGGGCCCTGGAGCGCGTCGCCCCACTGGAGGCTCCGGGCCGATCGGTGGAGCTGAAACTACCGGTGGTCTTCCGCCTGGAGGGCTGA
- a CDS encoding TonB-dependent receptor domain-containing protein, which yields MPFQRRLIAAAAAAIATTPAAAETQEPVVVTATRTAETVDSTLAPVTVLTREDIEQSQAADLPELLANRTGIQISHNGGRGKSSSLFLRGTNSDHTLFLIDGQRVGSATLGGAAFQDIPPEIIERVEVVRGPRASLYGADAIGGVVNIITRQGETAHLRVGGGRYNTREASMGVGIQEGNSRLRMDASFASTDGFDAKTDQANGNDDADGYDNRSLNLHAGHDFGPLELGLDYYRTDAENEYDPFAGGNSYQESIRDAGHLNIAFSPASVWQSEVSIGQNRDDQDTFSDGAFSSTFTTERTTAHWQNDLTISGRQMLTAGLDYYEDSVEESTTEFAETRRYNRAGYLQYQWMGQRLDFQVSGRWDDNEAYGEQTTGQAALGWRLNESARLIASHGTAFKAPTFNDLYYPGFGGLYAGNPDLQAEESRTTDFGIRLRQGAARVAVTAFRTEVDQLIDYTDDFSQTTNVNEARIHGVETEVGLTGEEWDLDLSITSLDTENKETGESLDRRADLTWRVEGERRVGDWRFGGGLEHQGSRSDGTATLGAYTLARVRAAWDITEQFTVRSRIENLTDADYQLADGYNTAGKSAYGEVVWRLR from the coding sequence ATGCCATTCCAGCGACGCTTGATCGCCGCTGCCGCGGCGGCCATTGCCACGACCCCGGCCGCCGCCGAGACCCAGGAACCCGTGGTGGTCACCGCCACCCGAACCGCCGAGACCGTCGACTCCACCCTCGCCCCGGTCACCGTCCTCACCCGGGAGGACATCGAACAGTCCCAGGCCGCCGACCTGCCCGAACTCCTGGCCAACCGCACCGGCATCCAGATCAGCCACAACGGCGGCCGCGGCAAGAGCAGCAGCCTCTTCCTGCGCGGCACCAACAGTGACCACACCCTCTTCCTCATCGACGGCCAGCGAGTGGGTTCGGCCACCCTGGGTGGTGCCGCCTTCCAGGACATCCCGCCGGAGATCATCGAGCGCGTGGAGGTGGTGCGCGGCCCCCGCGCCAGCCTCTACGGCGCCGACGCCATCGGCGGGGTGGTCAACATCATCACCCGTCAGGGCGAGACCGCTCATCTACGCGTAGGTGGCGGTCGCTACAACACCCGTGAGGCATCGATGGGCGTGGGCATCCAGGAGGGAAATTCCCGTCTGCGGATGGACGCCAGCTTCGCTAGTACTGACGGCTTCGATGCCAAAACGGACCAGGCCAACGGCAACGACGATGCCGATGGCTACGACAACCGCTCCCTCAACCTCCACGCCGGCCACGACTTCGGTCCGCTGGAGCTGGGCCTGGACTACTACCGCACCGACGCCGAGAACGAATATGACCCCTTTGCCGGCGGTAATAGCTACCAGGAGTCCATCCGCGATGCCGGCCACCTCAACATTGCGTTCAGTCCGGCCTCTGTATGGCAGAGCGAAGTGAGTATTGGCCAGAATCGGGACGATCAGGATACGTTCAGCGACGGTGCTTTCAGCAGCACCTTTACCACCGAGCGGACCACGGCCCACTGGCAGAATGATCTAACGATCTCCGGCCGGCAGATGCTCACGGCCGGCCTCGATTACTACGAGGACTCCGTTGAAGAGAGTACGACAGAATTCGCGGAGACCCGACGCTACAACCGTGCCGGCTACCTCCAGTACCAGTGGATGGGCCAACGATTGGACTTCCAGGTTAGTGGACGCTGGGACGACAACGAGGCCTACGGCGAACAAACCACCGGCCAGGCCGCCCTGGGCTGGCGCCTCAATGAGAGTGCCCGGCTGATCGCCAGCCACGGGACCGCCTTCAAGGCCCCGACCTTCAACGACCTCTATTATCCCGGGTTCGGCGGCCTATACGCTGGCAATCCCGATCTACAGGCGGAAGAATCCCGAACCACGGATTTCGGCATTCGGCTTCGCCAAGGGGCAGCCCGTGTCGCAGTCACTGCCTTCCGCACCGAGGTTGACCAACTCATCGACTACACCGATGACTTCTCTCAGACCACGAATGTCAACGAGGCCCGCATCCACGGCGTAGAGACCGAGGTCGGCCTCACCGGTGAGGAGTGGGACCTGGACCTCTCCATCACCTCCCTGGATACCGAGAACAAAGAGACCGGGGAGTCCCTGGACCGGCGCGCCGACCTCACCTGGCGGGTGGAGGGTGAACGCCGGGTGGGTGACTGGCGCTTCGGCGGCGGCCTGGAACACCAGGGCTCCCGCTCCGACGGCACCGCCACCCTGGGCGCTTACACCCTGGCCCGCGTCCGCGCCGCCTGGGATATTACCGAGCAGTTCACCGTGCGCAGCCGCATCGAGAACCTCACCGATGCGGACTACCAGCTCGCCGACGGCTACAACACCGCCGGCAAGTCCGCCTACGGCGAAGTGGTATGGCGGCTCCGCTGA
- a CDS encoding TIGR04211 family SH3 domain-containing protein gives MRYLLLALVLLLGAQPALAQTTHWVRDVLYVTLRDGPGSQHPVVTVLESGDGIEKLEESDEGEYVRIRTDDGQEGWIQEQYLSEERTAAQKLAEVRTELDQVTQRRGALASELETVTSERDQLASQVEELEGTIETLRSELEEARSAAERPLELAEQNEQLRTENKEMETELKRLQAEVADLEGTENRDWFLVGAGVLLAGLILGIILPHLRGRRSSTWDF, from the coding sequence ATGCGATATCTCCTGCTGGCGCTCGTCCTCCTGCTGGGGGCCCAGCCCGCCCTGGCCCAGACCACCCACTGGGTCCGCGACGTCCTCTACGTCACCCTCCGCGACGGTCCGGGGAGCCAGCACCCCGTGGTCACGGTGCTGGAGAGCGGCGATGGCATCGAGAAGCTCGAGGAGAGCGACGAGGGCGAGTACGTCCGCATCCGCACCGACGACGGCCAGGAAGGCTGGATCCAGGAACAGTACCTCTCCGAGGAGCGCACCGCGGCCCAGAAGCTCGCCGAGGTCCGCACCGAGCTGGACCAGGTAACCCAGCGCCGGGGTGCACTGGCCTCGGAGCTGGAGACCGTCACCAGCGAGCGGGACCAGCTGGCCAGCCAGGTGGAGGAGCTGGAGGGCACCATCGAGACCCTGCGCAGCGAGCTGGAAGAGGCCCGCTCCGCCGCCGAGCGCCCCCTGGAACTCGCCGAGCAGAACGAACAGCTGCGCACCGAGAACAAGGAGATGGAGACCGAGCTCAAGCGGCTTCAGGCCGAGGTCGCCGACCTGGAGGGGACCGAGAATCGCGACTGGTTCCTGGTGGGCGCCGGCGTCCTCCTGGCCGGCCTCATCCTCGGCATTATCCTTCCCCACCTGCGCGGCCGCCGCAGCAGCACCTGGGACTTCTGA
- a CDS encoding glutathione S-transferase family protein, giving the protein MGLLVEGELHEGWLEQEQEGGEFVRKAQPFRNWITPDGSPGPTGEGGFPAEAGRYHLYVSYACPWAHRVLAVRALKGLESMISVDVVNPVMGSKSWDFATDFPGTTGDTVNGAEYLYENYLRADPKVTGIVTVPCLWDKERGTIVNNESADLVRMLGSAFDGVDARPLDLYPEDLQEAIEALNEFIYEDVNNGVYRAGFATAQDAYEAAWERLFEALDRLEEHLGEQTWLTGGRVTEADWRLFTTLVRFDAVYYSHFKCNARRLMDYPELWDYTRALYQTPGIAETVRMDHIKHHYYRSHPSLNPTGIVPAGPLLDFEAPTRRTPPMTET; this is encoded by the coding sequence ATGGGCCTACTGGTAGAGGGAGAGCTGCACGAGGGCTGGCTGGAGCAGGAGCAGGAGGGCGGCGAGTTCGTCCGCAAGGCGCAGCCGTTCCGCAACTGGATCACCCCGGACGGGAGTCCCGGCCCCACCGGTGAGGGCGGCTTCCCCGCCGAGGCCGGCCGCTACCACCTCTACGTCTCCTACGCCTGCCCCTGGGCCCACCGGGTCCTGGCGGTGCGCGCCCTGAAAGGGCTGGAGTCGATGATCAGTGTGGACGTGGTCAATCCCGTCATGGGCTCGAAGAGCTGGGACTTCGCTACCGACTTCCCCGGCACCACCGGGGACACCGTCAACGGCGCCGAGTATCTCTACGAGAACTACCTGCGCGCCGACCCGAAAGTCACCGGCATCGTCACCGTCCCCTGCCTCTGGGACAAGGAGCGCGGGACCATCGTCAACAACGAGTCCGCCGACCTGGTGCGCATGCTCGGCAGCGCCTTCGACGGCGTGGACGCCCGCCCCCTGGACCTCTACCCCGAGGACCTGCAGGAGGCCATCGAGGCCCTCAACGAGTTCATCTACGAGGACGTGAACAACGGCGTCTACCGCGCCGGCTTCGCCACCGCCCAGGACGCCTACGAGGCGGCCTGGGAGCGCCTGTTCGAGGCCCTGGACCGGCTGGAGGAGCACCTGGGCGAGCAGACCTGGCTCACCGGCGGTCGCGTCACCGAGGCGGACTGGCGGCTCTTCACCACCCTGGTGCGCTTCGACGCCGTCTACTACAGCCACTTCAAGTGCAACGCCCGGCGGCTCATGGACTACCCGGAGCTGTGGGACTACACCCGCGCCCTCTACCAGACCCCGGGCATCGCGGAGACGGTGCGCATGGACCACATCAAGCACCACTACTACCGCAGTCATCCCAGCCTCAATCCCACCGGCATCGTCCCGGCCGGGCCCCTGCTCGACTTCGAGGCCCCGACCCGGCGTACGCCCCCGATGACGGAAACGTGA
- a CDS encoding NAD-dependent succinate-semialdehyde dehydrogenase, translated as MAFESIDPSTGETFFHMEPWGEAEREAALAAVAAATPGWAATPVAERAEAVRAIAGELRRRADELATLITREVGKLHREARGEIEKCAWVCEYYADHGPGFLADEPIETDAGKSLVAYQPLGTVLAVMPWNFPFWQVFRFAAPALVAGNTGVLKHASNVPQSALAIEEVIRDAGLPADTFRTLMIRAADVDAVIDDPRIAAVTLTGSEPAGRAVASRAAANIKKAVLELGGSDPFIVLDDADVEQAVEAAATSRFLNNGQSCIAAKRFILTPGIADDFVERFRRRVEAMTVGDPAAETTQLGPMARTDLRDELHTQVADSVRAGAQVVTGCTLPDSPGAFYPPSILDHVAEGQRAFEEELFGPVAIVLRADDAEHAVNLANGSRFGLGGAVWTADSQRGEAIARRLECGAAFVNGIVKSDPRLPFGGVKASGFGRELSRHGIQEFVNAKTVWVK; from the coding sequence ATGGCGTTCGAATCCATCGACCCGAGCACCGGCGAGACTTTCTTCCACATGGAGCCGTGGGGCGAGGCCGAGCGCGAGGCCGCCCTGGCGGCCGTCGCCGCCGCCACTCCCGGCTGGGCCGCCACGCCGGTGGCCGAACGGGCCGAGGCGGTACGCGCCATCGCCGGGGAACTTCGCCGTCGCGCCGACGAGCTGGCCACGCTGATCACCCGCGAGGTAGGCAAGCTCCACCGCGAGGCGCGCGGGGAGATCGAGAAGTGCGCCTGGGTCTGCGAGTACTACGCCGACCACGGCCCCGGCTTCCTGGCCGACGAACCCATCGAGACCGATGCCGGGAAGAGCCTGGTGGCCTACCAGCCGCTGGGCACGGTGCTCGCCGTCATGCCCTGGAACTTCCCCTTCTGGCAGGTCTTCCGCTTTGCCGCCCCGGCGCTGGTGGCCGGCAACACCGGCGTCCTCAAGCACGCCTCCAACGTGCCGCAGTCCGCCCTGGCCATCGAGGAGGTCATCCGCGACGCCGGCCTTCCGGCGGACACCTTCCGCACCCTCATGATCCGGGCCGCCGACGTGGACGCCGTCATCGACGACCCGCGCATCGCCGCCGTCACCCTCACCGGCAGCGAGCCCGCCGGCCGCGCCGTGGCCAGCCGGGCGGCGGCCAACATCAAGAAGGCGGTGCTGGAGCTGGGCGGCTCCGACCCCTTCATCGTGCTGGACGACGCCGACGTGGAGCAGGCGGTGGAGGCGGCGGCCACCTCCCGCTTCCTCAACAACGGCCAGTCCTGCATCGCCGCCAAGCGCTTCATCCTCACCCCCGGCATCGCCGACGACTTCGTGGAACGCTTCCGCCGGCGGGTGGAGGCGATGACCGTGGGCGATCCCGCCGCGGAGACCACCCAGCTCGGCCCCATGGCGCGCACCGACCTGCGCGATGAACTCCACACCCAGGTGGCGGACAGCGTCCGCGCCGGGGCCCAGGTGGTCACCGGCTGCACCCTCCCCGACAGCCCGGGCGCCTTCTACCCGCCCTCCATCCTCGACCATGTGGCCGAGGGTCAGCGCGCCTTCGAGGAGGAGCTCTTCGGCCCGGTGGCCATCGTGCTGCGTGCCGACGATGCCGAACACGCCGTGAACCTGGCCAACGGCTCCCGCTTCGGCCTGGGCGGGGCGGTGTGGACCGCCGACAGCCAGCGCGGCGAGGCCATCGCCCGCCGGCTGGAGTGCGGCGCCGCCTTCGTCAACGGCATCGTCAAATCCGACCCGCGGCTGCCCTTCGGCGGGGTGAAGGCCTCCGGCTTCGGCCGGGAGCTCTCCCGCCACGGCATCCAGGAATTCGTCAACGCCAAGACCGTCTGGGTGAAGTGA
- a CDS encoding multifunctional CCA addition/repair protein — MQAYRVGGAVRDHLLGEPAGDTDWVVVGATPEEMEAQGFRAVGKDFPVFLHPETGEEYALARTERKTAPGYHGFDFHAAPDVSLEDDLARRDLTINAMAEDPDGRLIDPYNGRADLQARVLRHVTPAFAEDPVRILRVARFAARFEPLDFTLAEETRDLMRAMVEAGEVAALVPERVWAETERALGEAAPAAFIRVLRDCGALAEVFPEIDALFGVPQPPEHHPEVDTGDHTLRVVEQAARLSPEPVVRFAALVHDLGKGTTPPEEWPRHIGHEGRGVPMVEGLCERLRTPRAFRELGVIVAREHLHFHRAGELKPKTLVDLLERVDAFRRPERFEQFCLACEADARGRPGYEDRDLPQPGILHTAREAAAAVEARPFAEQGLKGPEIGEAVRRARIQAVAEALGR, encoded by the coding sequence TTGCAGGCCTACCGGGTCGGCGGCGCCGTCCGCGATCACCTGCTGGGCGAACCGGCCGGCGATACGGACTGGGTGGTCGTGGGCGCCACGCCGGAGGAGATGGAGGCCCAGGGCTTCCGGGCGGTGGGCAAGGACTTCCCGGTTTTCCTCCACCCCGAGACCGGCGAGGAGTACGCCCTGGCGCGCACCGAGCGCAAGACCGCCCCGGGCTACCACGGCTTCGACTTCCACGCCGCCCCCGACGTCTCCCTGGAGGATGACCTGGCCCGGCGGGATCTCACCATCAACGCCATGGCCGAGGACCCCGACGGCCGGCTCATCGACCCCTATAACGGCCGCGCCGACCTCCAGGCGCGGGTCCTGCGCCACGTGACCCCCGCCTTCGCCGAGGACCCGGTGCGGATCCTGCGCGTCGCCCGCTTCGCTGCCCGCTTCGAGCCCCTGGACTTCACCCTGGCCGAGGAGACCCGGGACCTCATGCGCGCCATGGTGGAGGCCGGCGAGGTCGCCGCCCTGGTCCCCGAGCGGGTCTGGGCGGAGACCGAGCGCGCCCTGGGCGAGGCGGCCCCGGCGGCCTTCATCCGCGTGCTCCGCGACTGCGGCGCCCTGGCCGAGGTCTTCCCGGAGATCGATGCGCTGTTCGGCGTCCCCCAGCCGCCGGAGCACCACCCGGAGGTAGACACCGGCGACCACACCCTGCGTGTGGTGGAACAGGCCGCCCGCCTCTCCCCCGAGCCCGTCGTCCGCTTCGCCGCCCTGGTCCACGATCTGGGCAAGGGCACCACCCCGCCGGAAGAGTGGCCGCGCCACATCGGCCACGAGGGCCGCGGCGTCCCGATGGTGGAGGGACTGTGCGAGCGCCTGCGCACCCCCCGCGCCTTCCGCGAACTGGGAGTCATCGTTGCCCGGGAGCACCTCCACTTCCACCGCGCCGGGGAGCTGAAACCGAAGACCCTGGTGGACCTGCTGGAGCGGGTGGACGCCTTCCGCCGCCCGGAGCGCTTCGAGCAGTTCTGCCTCGCCTGCGAGGCCGATGCCCGCGGTCGCCCCGGCTACGAGGACCGCGACCTGCCCCAGCCCGGGATCCTGCATACCGCGCGGGAGGCCGCCGCCGCCGTGGAGGCCCGCCCCTTCGCCGAACAGGGCCTGAAGGGCCCCGAGATCGGCGAGGCCGTTCGCCGCGCCCGGATCCAGGCCGTCGCCGAGGCCCTGGGGCGCTAG
- a CDS encoding complex I NDUFA9 subunit family protein, giving the protein MTKRTIAIIGGTGFVGRHLAQELAQLRNTRVRVFTRNRERNKELIVIPGVSVEEVNVQDEFALTEALGGVDAVVNLVGILNERGHSGRGFRHAHVDLTRRLLTACRENGIRRLLHMSALGADAENGRSHYQRTKGEAENLVMNADGMEVTAFRPSVIFGRGDSFLNRFAGLLRVSPILPLAGAWARFQPIYVNDVVAAFVHALDNRHTIGQRYDLCGPHTYTLQELVRYVGEQTGHERPIIPLGKGLSWLQAAMLEWVPGKPFSLDNYRSLLTDNVCEGEFPAVFGFQPTTLESVAPVYLAGRTARWRYPDYRSRAGR; this is encoded by the coding sequence ATGACCAAGCGAACCATTGCCATCATCGGCGGCACCGGCTTCGTCGGCCGCCATCTGGCCCAGGAGCTCGCCCAGCTCCGGAATACCCGGGTCCGCGTCTTCACCCGGAATCGGGAACGCAACAAGGAGCTTATCGTCATCCCCGGCGTCAGCGTCGAGGAGGTCAACGTCCAGGACGAGTTCGCCCTCACCGAGGCCCTGGGCGGTGTGGATGCCGTGGTCAATCTGGTGGGGATCCTCAACGAGCGCGGCCACTCCGGCCGCGGCTTCCGCCACGCCCACGTGGACCTCACCCGGCGGCTGCTCACCGCCTGCCGGGAGAACGGCATCCGCCGGCTGCTCCACATGAGCGCCCTGGGGGCCGACGCCGAGAACGGTCGCAGCCACTACCAGCGCACCAAGGGCGAGGCAGAGAACCTGGTGATGAACGCCGACGGCATGGAGGTCACCGCCTTCCGCCCGTCGGTGATCTTCGGCCGCGGCGACAGCTTCCTGAACCGCTTTGCCGGCCTGCTGCGAGTCAGCCCGATCCTCCCCCTGGCCGGCGCCTGGGCCCGCTTCCAGCCGATCTACGTGAATGACGTGGTGGCGGCCTTCGTCCACGCCCTGGACAACCGCCACACCATCGGCCAGCGCTACGACCTCTGCGGCCCGCACACCTACACCCTGCAGGAACTGGTGCGCTACGTGGGCGAGCAGACCGGCCACGAGCGGCCCATCATCCCGCTGGGCAAGGGGCTATCCTGGCTGCAGGCGGCGATGCTGGAGTGGGTACCGGGCAAGCCCTTCTCCCTGGACAACTACCGCTCCCTGCTCACCGATAACGTCTGCGAGGGCGAGTTCCCGGCCGTCTTCGGCTTCCAGCCGACCACGCTGGAGTCGGTGGCCCCGGTCTACCTCGCCGGGCGCACCGCGCGCTGGCGCTACCCCGACTACCGCAGCCGCGCGGGCCGCTGA
- a CDS encoding type IV pilin protein — MTTRNSRGFTLVELLIALAVVAILAGLSGYSYDQYQTQQRRMEAVERLHALQRDLNQCMADGTSAANCVGGLNTGNGDDYGFQVTTGQGGDGGWTITASPLQGSAQAGDGSLTLNALGQRTGPWPG; from the coding sequence ATGACCACCCGCAACAGCCGCGGTTTCACCCTCGTCGAACTCCTCATCGCCCTGGCGGTGGTCGCCATCCTGGCCGGCCTCTCCGGCTATTCCTACGACCAGTATCAGACCCAGCAGCGGCGGATGGAGGCGGTGGAGCGGCTCCACGCCCTCCAGCGGGATCTCAACCAGTGCATGGCGGACGGCACCAGCGCCGCCAACTGCGTGGGGGGCCTGAACACGGGCAATGGCGATGACTACGGCTTCCAGGTCACGACCGGTCAGGGAGGTGACGGCGGCTGGACCATCACCGCCAGCCCCCTCCAGGGCAGCGCGCAGGCCGGCGACGGCAGCCTGACCCTCAATGCCCTGGGTCAGCGCACCGGACCCTGGCCCGGGTAG
- a CDS encoding thioredoxin family protein, whose translation MSEPRVQLLVSEWCPTCHQAEQVWQRVAGERAIDFAVVDMGQSEGRELARRLRIRSVPATVIDGELAGVGMQSREQALALVPDAPERAASSTRHVGLGLAATSRAAIAAAVVYLVLAGAALPAGGWFAGGPAHPAALHLFTLGFLTFFLYGLGEHMLPRFTGHPLPMGIWSWMQQGIAHAGVLTFALGHVAGWPWLAVAGSAAAWMALALFTGRMAPLLVRAPKTE comes from the coding sequence ATGAGCGAACCCCGGGTCCAACTGCTGGTCTCCGAGTGGTGCCCCACCTGCCACCAGGCGGAGCAGGTCTGGCAGCGGGTGGCCGGCGAGCGGGCCATCGACTTCGCCGTGGTGGACATGGGCCAGTCCGAGGGCCGGGAGCTGGCGCGCCGTCTGCGCATCCGCTCGGTGCCGGCGACGGTCATCGACGGCGAGCTGGCCGGCGTGGGCATGCAGAGCCGTGAACAGGCCCTGGCGCTGGTCCCCGACGCCCCGGAACGGGCGGCCTCCTCTACCCGCCACGTGGGGCTGGGGCTGGCGGCCACCAGCCGGGCGGCCATCGCCGCGGCGGTGGTCTACCTGGTGCTCGCCGGCGCCGCCCTCCCCGCCGGCGGCTGGTTCGCGGGCGGTCCGGCCCACCCGGCGGCCCTGCACCTCTTCACCCTGGGCTTTCTGACCTTCTTCCTCTACGGCCTGGGCGAGCACATGCTGCCGCGCTTCACCGGCCACCCCCTGCCCATGGGGATCTGGAGCTGGATGCAGCAGGGGATCGCCCACGCCGGGGTACTCACCTTTGCCCTGGGCCATGTTGCCGGCTGGCCGTGGCTGGCGGTGGCCGGTTCGGCGGCCGCCTGGATGGCGCTGGCCCTCTTCACCGGTCGCATGGCGCCGCTGCTGGTGCGGGCCCCGAAGACAGAGTAG
- a CDS encoding glycine cleavage system protein H has translation MSDADTDATGTTGTTEYRGCEIPTDRWYDLDYVWAVPREDGSFTLGITDPAQTMAGRVQYAKFKKPGRHQSAGKPVARLESGKWAGGIPAPFDGTIEAINEAVGRQPDIVNVDPYGEAWLVVFRPDNPDEAWQRLTPGSEAVEALQGWIDRYDVQCMRCAD, from the coding sequence ATGAGTGATGCCGACACCGACGCCACCGGGACCACCGGGACCACCGAGTATCGCGGCTGTGAGATCCCCACCGACCGCTGGTACGACCTGGACTACGTCTGGGCCGTGCCCCGCGAGGATGGCAGCTTCACCCTGGGGATCACCGACCCGGCCCAGACCATGGCCGGCCGGGTGCAGTACGCCAAATTCAAGAAGCCCGGCCGCCACCAGAGCGCCGGCAAACCGGTCGCCCGACTGGAATCCGGCAAGTGGGCCGGCGGCATCCCCGCCCCCTTCGACGGCACCATCGAGGCGATCAACGAGGCCGTGGGCCGCCAGCCGGACATCGTCAACGTCGACCCCTACGGCGAGGCCTGGCTGGTGGTCTTCCGGCCGGACAACCCGGACGAGGCCTGGCAGCGGCTGACGCCGGGCAGCGAGGCGGTGGAGGCCCTGCAGGGCTGGATCGACCGCTACGACGTCCAGTGCATGCGCTGCGCCGACTGA